From a region of the Bombus pascuorum chromosome 17, iyBomPasc1.1, whole genome shotgun sequence genome:
- the LOC132915549 gene encoding uncharacterized protein LOC132915549 encodes MPSSKTRIAIVGGGVAGLVVARHTAAKLDTYSLTLFEQTDQVGGTWIYTDETDVDKHGLPVHSSMYKNLRTNLPREIMQIPDFPMTHDEGPSFVHHSVIREYLSDYVKHFNLYPHIKLNTVVKHVEPETLRNGQTIWMVTYEDLESKVETTKTFDAVVLCNGHYTVGHIPHIPGIESFPGESIHSHQYRVPEVYTRKRVCILGASWSGIDIAIEVSQYAEKVYLSHDLPEPVDSRMSKNVEQRPGIQSIQGNIFIFHDGSTAEVDNFIYCTGYKFTYPFMSTKVEMRTDNNHVEPIYKHLIHMDYPNLFVMGLPGIVIPFPMFHLQAQYILSILENHIKLPSTEQMREEYQMEKKALLDLGIPLRHITKLKERQWAYYDEIAAAANIASFPPVIRKIYDHSNQMRELNFTTYKNYQYRIIDDENFVVCYCKPC; translated from the exons ATGCCGAGTAGCAAAACCAGAATCGCTATAGTTGGTGGTGGAGTAGCTGGACTGGTGGTAGCTCGTCATACAGCCGCCAAATTGGACACTTACAGTCTTACGTTATTCGAGCAAACCGATCAAGTCGGTGGTACATGGATTTACACTGATGAAACCGATGTTGACAAGCATGGACTACCAGTTCATAGTAGTATGTATAAGAATCTAAG AACAAATCTTCCTCGAGAAATAATGCAAATACCTGATTTTCCAATGACACATGACGAAGGGCCATCATTTGTTCATCATAGCGTAATTCGAGAGTACCTTTCGGattatgtaaaacattttaatttatatccgCATATAAAG ttAAATACAGTGGTAAAGCACGTGGAACCAGAAACTTTGAGAAACGGTCAAACAATCTGGATGGTCACGTACGAGGATTTGGAAAGCAAAGTAGAAACAACTAAAACGTTCGATGCCGTGGTCTTGTGTAATGGTCACTATACTGTAGGCCATATTCCACACATTCCAGGTATTGAAAGTTTCCCCGGCGAATCTATACATAGCCATCAGTACAGGGTACCAGAAGTGTACACTAGGAAAAGAGTTTGCATCCTTGGTGCCTCTTGGTCTGGTATCGATATCGCCATAGAAGTCTCGCAATACGCTGAGAAG GTATATTTAAGCCACGATCTACCGGAACCAGTTGATTCGAGAATGTCGAAAAACGTAGAACAGAGGCCTGGAATTCAATCGATTCAAGGAAACATATTCATCTTCCACGATGGTTCCACGGCTGAAGTAGACAACTTCATATATTGCACCG GCTATAAATTTACGTATCCCTTTATGTCGACTAAAGTTGAGATGCGTACGGACAACAACCACGTCGAGCCGATTTACAAACACTTAATACATATGGATTATCCGAATTTATTCGTAATGGGCCTGCCTGGAATAGTAATTCCATTTCCTATGTTTCATCTGCAAGCTCAGTATATTTTAAGCATTCTCGAAAATCACATTAAGTTACCTTCTACTGAACAAATGCGTGAAGAATATCAGATGGAAAAGAAAGCTCTTCTCGACCTTGGAATTCCg ctAAGACATATCACCAAGCTGAAGGAACGGCAATGGGCGTATTACGACGAAATAGCTGCGGCTGCGAATATTGCAAGTTTCCCACCAGTAATCCGAAAAATTTACGATCACTCGAACCAAATGCGTGAATTAAATTTCACCACATACAAGAACTACCAATATCGCATAATTGACGATGAAAATTTCGTAGTGTGTTATTGTAAACCTTGTTAA